One part of the Amphiprion ocellaris isolate individual 3 ecotype Okinawa chromosome 24, ASM2253959v1, whole genome shotgun sequence genome encodes these proteins:
- the atp7b gene encoding copper-transporting ATPase 2 isoform X3, with amino-acid sequence MFRLPGLTSELQIQGIHTRICSLDGVLSVSWSVPDSLAQVDYDSSAITTKQMVLELQTLDYSVESAVQIRVEGMHCQSCVKTIEEQMMELPGVSYVQVSLKGNSAVVMFQPLLVSQEELREKIEDLGFEAALLPEDPAGGFRNLFTQTSTVWIRGMTCGSCVRSIEGRISDLSGVQSIVVSLEEEKGTIAFDPSLTDPEQLRAAIEEMGFDASLSEPPKSIQTPKRSRPDSSGPPDLSDLQPLSKSGVNGSQGMSANDLQSSPEIKVQKCFVCVSGMTCASCVANIERHLCKHKGIISVLVSLMAGKAEVKYDPDVLDAAAVARLIQDLGFGAKLIEDEEATRGKLDLAITGMTCASCVHNIESKLFTTKGVLRASVALATKRAHIQFNPDLLGARDIIKIIQSLGFGASLVKEGFRNNLDHSEEIRQWRNSFLLSLVFGLPVMGLMIYMMVMDSQHQEHGGSMPEDQNLLPGLSLLNLAFFLLCTPVQFFGGRYFYIQAYRSLKHRTANMDVLIVLATSISYIYSCVVLTVAMAEQAAQSPVTFFDTPPMLFVFIALGRWLENVAKGKTSEALAKLMSLQATDATVVTLGPDHSVISEEQVEVELVQRGDIVKVAPGGKFPVDGKVVEGSSMADESLITGEPMPVSKKAGSLVIAGSINAHGSLLVEATHVGAETTLSQIVKLVEEAQTSKAPIQQFADRLSGFFVPFIVFISLLTLVAWMLIGFVNFDIVKENFPGYNPNISKAEVIVRFAFQASITVLSIACPCSLGLATPTAVMVGTGVGAQNGILIKGGPPLEMAHQIRVVMFDKTGTITNGVPRVTRVLVLWEMARMPLRKILAVVGTAEASSEHPLGLAVAKHCKEELGSEVLGYCQDFQAVPGCGISCRVSSVEHLLLQQSQEQFLLPGATTDESCLLPDGEVASAAEAAPYSVLIGNREWMRRNGHHIGADVDAAMSSHETKGQTAILVAIDGVLCAMFAIADTVKAESALAVHTLNSMGIEVVMITGDNRRTAKAIAAQVGIRKVFAEVLPSHKVAKVQELQERGLRVAMVGDGVNDSPALARADVGIAIGTGTDVATEAAHIVLIRNDLLDVVASIELSKKTVHRIRINFVFALIYNLVGIPVAAGVFMPVGLVLQPWMASAAMAASSVSVVLSSLLLRMYRKTSVELYELRARGQMRSLRSSQISTHLGRDGRRRSPALPGSSRDQHPGPGAPQGPSSLGTGDQDQDRYSLLEAGEELQ; translated from the exons ATGTTCAGACTCCCAGGACTCACCTCAGAGCTCCAGATCCAGGGAATCCACACGAGGATCTGCAGCCTGGATGGAGTCTTGTCCGTGTCCTGGTCTGTTCCCGACAGCCTGGCCCAGGTGGACTATGACTCCTCGGCCATTACGACCAAACAGATGGTCCTGGAGCTGCAGACGTTGGACTACAGCGTGGAGTCGGCGGTGCAGATCCGGGTGGAGGGGATGCACTGCCAGTCCTGCGTGAAGACCATCGAAGAGCAGATGATGGAGCTGCCAGGAGTTTCATACGTTCAGGTGTCTCTTAAAGGAAACTCAGCTGTGGTCATGTTTCAGCCTCTCCTGGTTTCTCAGGAGGAGCTGAGAGAGAAGATCGAGGACTTGGGGTTTGAAGCTGCTTTACTACCAGAGGATCCTGCAGGAGGTTTCAGGAACCTGTTCACCCAGACCTCCACCGTCTGGATCAGAGGGATGACCTGTGGCTCGTGTGTTCGGTCGATAGAAGGGAGGATCTCCGACCTGAGCGGAGTTCAGTCCATCGTGGTGTCGCTGGAGGAGGAAAAGGGAACGATCGCCTTCGACCCGAGTCTGACGGATCCGGAGCAGCTCAGGGCAGCGATCGAGGAGATGGGCTTCGACGCATCGCTCAGCG AACCTCCAAAGAGCATCCAGACTCCTAAGAGATCCAGACCTGACAGCTCTGGACCTCCTGACCTCTCTGACCTGCAGCCTCTGAGTAAATCAGGAGTAAACGGATCTCAGGGAATGTCTGCAAACGACCTTCAGAGTTCTCCTGAGATCAAAGTGCAGAAATGCTTTGTGTGCGTGTCGGGGATGACCTGCGCCTCCTGCGTGGCCAACATCGAACGGCACCTCTGCAAACACAAGG GAATCATCTCTGTTCTGGTGTCTCTGATGGCTGGAAAGGCGGAGGTGAAGTATGATCCAGACGtcctggatgctgctgctgttgctcggCTTATCCAGGACCTGGGTTTCGGAGCCAAACTGATAGAAGACGAAGAAGCAACTCGAGGAAAACTGGACCTGGCT ATAACCGGCATGACGTGTGCGTCCTGCGTCCACAACATCGAGTCCAAACTCTTCACGACCAAAGGGGTCCTCAGGGCCTCGGTCGCCCTGGCAACCAAAAGAGCTCACATCCAGTTCAACCCAGATTTACTGGGAGCTCGAGACATCATCAAGATCATCCAg AGTCTCGGATTCGGGGCGAGTCTAGTGAAGGAAGGATTCAGAAACAACCTCGACCACTCCGAAGAAATACGACA GTGGAGGAACTCCTTCCTGCTCAGCCTGGTGTTCGGTCTGCCGGTCATGGGTCTGATGATCTACATGATGGTGATGGACAGTCAGCACCAGGAACATGGAGGCTCCATGCCTGAGGACCAGAACCTGCTGCCAGGGCTCTCGCTCCTCAACCTGGCCTTCTTCCTGCTCTGTACACCTGTGCAG ttCTTCGGTGGAAGGTACTTCTACATCCAGGCCTACCGCTCTCTGAAGCACCGCACCGCCAACATGGACGTCCTGATTGTTCTGGCCACCTCCATCTCCTACATCTACTCCTGCGTGGTCCTGACGGTGGCCATGGCTGAGCAGGCCGCCCAGAGCCCCGTCACCTTCTTCGACACGCCGCCCATGCTGTTCGTCTTCATCGCTTTGGGACGGTGGCTGGAGAACGTCGCAAAG gGTAAAACCTCTGAAGCTTTGGCTAAGCTGATGTCTCTGCAGGCGACCGATGCCACCGTGGTCACTCTGGGACCCGACCACTCCGTCATCAG TGAGGAGCAGGTGGAGGTGGAACTGGTCCAGAGGGGCGACATCGTGAAGGTCGCACCCGGAGGGAAGTTCCCCGTAGACGGGAAGGTGGTGGAAGGAAGTTCCATGGCAGATGAGTCTCTGATCACAG GTGAGCCGATGCCGGTCAGTAAGAAGGCCGGTAGTTTGGTGATCGCCGGATCCATCAATGCTCACGGATCTCTGCTGGTGGAGGCCACGCATGTTGGAGCTGAAACTACCCTGTCTCAGATCGTCAAACTGGTGGAAGAGGCTCAGACCTCAAAG GCTCCCATCCAGCAGTTTGCAGACAGACTCAGCGGATTCTTCGTTCCCTTCATCGTCTTCATCTCTCTGCTGACGCTGGTCGCCTGGATGCTCATCGGCTTCGTCAACTTCGACATTGTGAAGGAGAACTTCCCA GGCTACAACCCCAACATCTCCAAGGCCGAGGTCATCGTCCGCTTCGCCTTCCAGGCCTCCATCACCGTCCTGTCCATCGCCTGCCCCTGTTCTCTGGGCCTGGCCACCCCCACGGCCGTCATGGTGGGAACCGGGGTCGGAGCTCAGAACGGGATCCTGATCAAAGGAGGACCACCGCTGGAGATGGCTCATCAG ATCCGTGTGGTGATGTTTGATAAGACCGGTACCATTACAAACGGCGTTCCTCGGGTCACTCGGGTCCTGGTTCTGTGGGAGATGGCCCGGATGCCACTGAGGAAGATCCTGGCGGTGGTCGGCACGGCGGAGGCCAGCAGTGAACACCCGCTGGGCCTGGCGGTAGCCAAACACTGCAAAGAG GAGCTGGGCTCTGAGGTGCTGGGATACTGCCAGGACTTCCAGGCCGTTCCCGGCTGTGGGATCAGCTGCCGGGTTTCCAGCGTTGaacatctgctgctgcaacaaAGCCAGGAACAGTTCCTGCTGCCCGGAGCCACCACCGATGAAAGCTGCCTGCTGCCTGATGGGGAGGTCGCCTCTGCAG CTGAGGCAGCGCCATACTCGGTCCTGATCGGGAACAGGGAGTGGATGAGGAGGAACGGCCACCACATCGGAGCAGACGTGGACGCTGCCATGTCGAGTCATGAAACCAAAGGACAGACGGCCATTCTGGTGGCGATAGACG gTGTTTTGTGCGCCATGTTTGCCATCGCTGACACGGTGAAAGCAGAGTCGGCGTTAGCGGTGCACACGCTCAATAGCATGGGCATCGAGGTGGTGATGATCACAGGAGACAACAGGCGCACGGCCAAAGCCATCGCAGCTCAG GTGGGCATCAGGAAGGTGTTCGCTGAGGTTCTGCCATCACACAAAGTGGCCAAAGtccaggagctgcaggagcGAGGCCTTCGAGTGGCCATGGTGGGGGACGGCGTCAACGACTCGCCCGCCCTCGCACGGGCCGACGTCGGCATCGCCATCGGCACAGGAACCGACGTGGCCACCGAGGCGGCACACATCGTCCTGATCCGG AACGACCTGCTGGACGTGGTGGCCAGCATCGAGCTGTCCAAGAAGACGGTGCACCGGATCCGGATCAACTTCGTCTTCGCCCTCATCTACAACCTGGTGGGAATCCCAGTGGCTGCAG GAGTGTTCATGCCGGTGGGTCTGGTTCTGCAGCCCTGGATGGCTTCAGCTGCGATGGCTGCTTCCTCTGTTTCAGTGGTTCTGTCCTCTTTACTGCTCAGAAT GTACAGGAAAACCTCGGTGGAGCTCTACGAGCTTCGAGCTCGAGGCCAGATGAGGAGCCTCCGGTCATCTCAGATCAGCACACATCTGGGTCGGGACGGTCGGCGCCGCAGCCCGGCTCTGCCCGGATCCTCCAGGGACCAGCATCCGGGCCCCGGGGCCCCTCAGGGCCCGTCCAGTCTGGGGACCggagaccaggaccaggaccgcTACTCTCTGCTGGAGGCCGGAGAGGAGCTCCAGTAA